From Nitrospira sp.:
GTGAATTAGAATAGGCGCCTCTCGTCCCCTCGCTCATTCAGGGCGATGAGTCCTGCTGCTACATTTTCTGGAAACGGTCAAGGGAAGTTCATGGGGTTGGGTGAAGGTTTCTATCGGATCAAACGACTGCCTCCGTATGTCTTCGCCCAGGTTCAATCCCTGAAGCTTGAAGCACGGCAACGCGGTGAGGACATTATCGATTTCGGGATGGGTAATCCCGATCAACCGACTCCGTCCCATATCGTGGAGAAGATGATCGAGGCGGCCCGAAAGAGCAAGAATCATCGGTATTCGGCGTCACGTGGGATTACGAAGCTGCGCCATGCAATTTGTAGTTGGTATAAGCGAAATTATGATGTCGAGTTGGATCCAGAGACGGAAGCTATCGTTACCATTGGATCCAAAGAAGGGCTTGCCCACCTGGCATTGGCCACGATTGGTCCGGGTGATGTCGTTCTGACCCCGACGCCCACATATCCGATCCATATGTACAGTTTCATCATCGCCGGTGGAGAAGTTCGTGGCATCGAACTCCGCCAGGACAGCGACTTTTTCGAAGACTTGACCCGTGTCTATCGACAGACTCTTCCGAGGCCAAAAATTCTCGTCATCAATTTCCCACACAATCCCACCACCGCCGTGGTGGATTTTGAATTTTTCAAGAAGATCGTGGCCTTTGCTAAAGAGCATAACGTCATCGTCATCCACGACCTGGCCTATGCCGATCTGGTGTTTGACGGGTACAAGGCTCCCAGTTTTCTTCAGGTCCCTGGCGCCAAAGACTGTGGCGTGGAGTTCTATACACTTTCCAAAGCCTACAATATGCCGGGCTGGCGAGTCGGGTTCTGTGTGGGCAATCGAGAGGTGGTCGGGGCCTTGGCAAAGATCAAAAGCTATCTTGATTATGGGATTTTTCAGCCGCTGCAGATCGCGAGTGTGATCGCGCTGAACGGTCCTCAGGACTGCGTCAAGGAGACGGTGCAGCGGTATCAGAAGCGCCGCGATGTGCTGGTGGGTGGACTCAATCGAATTGGATGGCACGTCACCAAACCACAGGCCACGATGTTTGTGTGGGCACCCATCCCCGTACCCTACCGACATATGGGATCATTGGAGTTTTCAAAATTGTTGCTCAAGGAGGCGAAGGTAGCCGTATCACCAGGCATCGGATTCGGCGAGGGTGGCGACGATTATGTACGATTTGGTCTCGTGGAAAATGAGCATCGAACCAGACAAGCCGTCCGAGGAATCCGTAAGGCCCTCAACCTCGATGGGAGTGACGAGTGAAGTCGCGCATAGGAGTCGGGATCGTCGGATTTGGCACAGTCGGGACCGGAGTCGCGAAGATTCTCGTGAACAGTGCGGCCCTCATCACCCGCCGCGTGGGTGTGCCGATCGAACTGGTTCGTGTGGCGGACCTCGACATTGCCAGAGATCGCGGTGTCACGCTGAAACCTGGGGTGCTTACCACCGACGCCAAACAGGTGTTGACCGATCCGAACGTCGATATCGTGATCGAACTCATCGGTGGATACGATACGGCGAAGCGGGTCATGTTGGATGCGATTGCCGCAGGAAAACATGTCGTCACTGCCAACAAGGCGTTGCTCGCCCAACATGGAGAGGACATTTTTCAAGCCGCCACGAGCAAGGGTGTGGAGTTGGGGTTTGAGGCCAGTGTAGGCGGAGGTATTCCTGTCATTCGAGCATTGACGGAGGGGTTGGCCGGCAATAGGATTGAGTCCATCTACGGGATCATCAACGGGACGTCGAACTACATTTTGTCCCGCATGACCCATGAAGGACACAGTTTCCAAACGGTACTAGAGGACGCACAGCGAGCCGGCTATGCTGAGGCTGACCCAACCTTTGACGTCGCGGGGATCGATTCGGCCCACAAGCTTGCCATTCTGGCTTGTCTTGCCTACGGCATGCCGGTTGACTTCAAGGAGGTCTATACCGAAGGCATTACCAGCATCACGCCGGTCGACATCGCCTATGCGAAACAGTTCGGGTATACCATCAAGCTGCTCGGTATCGCGAAGCTCATGGATGGGGAAATTGAGGCGCGGGTTCATCCGACCATGCTTCCATCCACCTCACCGATCGCTCAAGTCGAGGATGTGTACAATGCCATTCAGCTTGTGGGTGACGCGGTTGGGGATGTCGTCCTCTATGGGCGAGGAGCCGGATCCATGCCGACCGGAAGCGCAGTAGTGAGTGATATCATCGCGATCGCGCGAAACGTGATCAAGGGCGCCATTGGTCGGGTACCAGTGGCCTCGTTCCAGCAGGATCAACGAAAACCACTACGGGTGCGGTCGATGGAGGAAATCAGCTCGCTCTACTATCTGCGGTTCACGGTTGTGGATCGCCCTAGTGTGTTGGCGCAGATCGCCGGGGAGTTGGGACGCTGTGGGATCAGCATTTCGTCCATGGTGCAACAAGGACGTTGTGAAGGACAAACGGTCCCGGTCGTCATCAAGACACACAGCGCGAAAGAACGTGATGTGCAAACCGCCCTTCGTGAAATCAACCGAAAGCCGTTCGTCTCCGAGCCGACAATGCTCATTCGGGTCGAAGGCAAGGATGAGTGATCGATGAATCGCTGGCGTGGAATCATAGAGGAATACCGAAAATTCCTCCCTGTGACCGAGAAGACCCCGGTCATTAGCTTGGGAGAAGGCAACACGCCGCTGATTCGTGCCACCAGATTGGCCCAGGCGATCGCCCCGGGAATTGAGCTCTATCTCAAATTTGAAGGAGTCAATCCCACTGGGTCATTCAAAGATCGCGGCATGACGCTGGCCATCTCAAAGGCGGTAGAAGCCGGCGCACGGGCCGTGATGTGCGCCTCGACAGGCAATACTTCAGCCTCAGCCGCCGCCTATGGAGCGCGTGCCGGATTGTCCGTCTATGTCTTGATTCCAGCCGGAAAGATCGCGATGGGCAAACTCTCCCAGGCGATGATGCATCAGGCGACGGTCATTCAAATCGAGGGTAATTTTGATCAAGCCCTGGCGCTCGTGAAAGACTTTTCTACGTCGCTCCACATTGAACTCGTCAACTCAGTGAACCCGTTCAGGATCGAGGGACAGAAAACCGCGGCCTTTGAGATCTGCGACCAACTCGGCGAAGCTCCGGCCCTTCATGTCTTGCCGGTCGGGAATGCCGGCAACATTACCGCCTATTGGAAAGGGTACAAAGAATACCGTGCGGCGAACCAGGTCAGGCAAGTCCCACGCATGATGGGGTTTCAAGCTTCAGGGGCAGCCCCAATCGTGTTGGGGAAAGTCGTCGAACACCCCCAAACCGTTGCTACCGCGATTCGAATCGGCAATCCTGCCAGTTGGTCCTCGGCCCTTGCAGCGGTTGACGAGTCCACCGGCCTGATCGATCTGGTGACGGATGAGGAAATTCTTCAGGCGTATACTACCGTAGCAGCTACGGAAGGAGTCTTTTGCGAACCGGCGTCGGCCGCATCCGTTGCCGGGGTGGCAAAACTGCATAGAAACCAAGCCCTGAAAGAAGGGGAAACCGTCGTCTGCACCTTGACAGGACATGGATTGAAGGATGCTGATACGGCGATCGGCGTGTCGAAACCACCACAAACTGTCAAGGCGACCCGCGAGGATGTTGCCAGGTTTTTGAAAGTCTGATCTGAGAGGCGAGTAAACCCCATGAAATATGTGATCGTGCATGCCGGCGGAATCGCCAATCACCCGCAAGAAGAACTAGGAGGTCGGACCCCACTCCAAGAGGCTGCCACGCCTTCTCTCGATCGTCTGGCACGGTGCGGAGAACTTGGGCAACTGCTGATTCCTGCTGAAGGTGTTCACCCGGGTGGAGGCCTAATCGGCACCGCGATCCTTGGCTATGACCCGAAGAAGTTTTACCCCGGCCCTGGTCCCCTTGAGGCTGCCAGCTTGGGAGTGTCTGCGACGGAACAGGACGTGGTCTATCGCTGCACGATGGTCACCTTGGCACCAGAGGGAAGGAAGAGCGGCGAAATCAAAAAATTAGGCCCCCACGTCATTATGGAAGATGCCACGGCCGGGTTGATCGAGACAGAGGACGCGCGTGACCTACTCGAGTCGATCAATGAACAGCTCGGCTCCGAAACCATCCAGTTCTATCCAGGCGCTGGACACCGTCATGTCATGGTGTGGGTGAATGGAAAACCGAGAGCTCTCTGCACTGATCCGCAGTCGATCCTCGGCAAGCCGATTGCCGATGCGCTCCCGGCTGGAGATGGGGCAGACATTCTTCGGAAGCTCATGGATGCATCCTATCTCATTTTGCGGGATCATCCGATCAATGATGAACGGGTCGCGGCCGGGAAGAAACCAGCCAATTGCCTCTGGCTCTGGGGTGAAGGACGGGCCGTGATGTGGCCGAGTCTAGCGGAACAATACGACATCGTGGGCTCGGTCGTGGCCACCAACGACGTCCATCGGGGCCTCGGGATCAATGCTGGCCTCGATGCGGTGGATCCTGAACGGCTGGAAGGTGGAGATCTTCGGACCAAGGCGACTATAGCCTTGGAGGAATTTGCCAAGAAGGATTTTGTGTATGTCCATGCCAAGTTGACGGACGAAGTCATCCATGGCACCGACATCAAGGCCAAGGTTCTGGGAATAGAAGAGTTCGATCGGAACCTGGTCGGTCCCTTGGTTGAAGGGTTGGACAAGCAAGGACCCTATCGCTTCCTGGTGATCTGTGACCATAGCGCAGGCATTCAGGGGCCGGCATTCTATGCGTTCGGTGAAGGAGGCGGAAAAGATATCGGGACTCCCGGTCGCCGCTTCACCGAGGCCGATGCGAGTGCCTCCAGCACCTCTGCTCGTGACGCGACTAAATTCGCGAACAAGTTCTTCTCAAAAACCTGACGATTGTGGCGCTGATCGTTCAAAAATACGGTGGCACCTCCGTGGGCACGATCGAGCGCATCCATCGCGTAGCCGACCGTATAGCCCGAACCCAAGGTGAAGGGCATCAGGTCGTCGTCGTCCTCTCGGCGATGAGCGGCGAAACGGATCGACTGCTCAAACTCGCCCATGAGGTAACCGGGACTCCAGATGAACGTGAATTGGATATGTTGCTCTCGACGGGCGAGCGAGTCACCATCGCCCTGCTGGCGATGGAGTTGCGCGGGCGAGGGCTCAATGCGCGGTCCTTCACAGGCCGTCAGGTCGGCATCATCACCGATAGCGCCCATACCAAAGCTCGTATTGCACGCGTCACGGCTGATCGAATTAAAGAGGCCTTGAACGAGGGCGTCATCCCCATCGTGGCCGGATTCCAAGGCATCAACGAACGCTCTGATGTCACCACCCTCGGCCGAGGCGGATCCGATCTTTCCGCCGTTGCGCTGGCAGCAGCCTTGAAGGCGAATCGGTGCGTCATCTTCACCGATGTCGACGGGGTTTATACTGCGGACCCCAACATCGTGCCCGCAGCCAAGCGGATCGACAAGATTGCCTATGAAGAGATGCTGGAGATGGCCAGTCTTGGCGCAAAAGTGCTTCAAACCCGATCAGTGGAGTTTGCCGCCAAGTTCAATGTGCCGGTCGAAGTGAATTCCAGCTTCACAGAAGGGAAGGGAACGCTCGTGTCGAAGGAAGATAAGGATATGGAGGCCGTGGCGGTAGCTGGGGTGACTGGCGACCGTAATCAAGCCAAGATCACGATCATCGGCGTTCCTGACAAGCCGGGTATTGCCGGGCGAATTTTTGGTCCCGTGGCAGAGGCCCACATCAATGTCGACATGATCATTCAGAACATCGGTCAAGCGGCCTTGACCGATCTCTCTTTCACCGTCCCCCGCGCCGATTTGAAGAGAGCTGAGCCACTCATTCAACGAGTGGCAAAGGACATCGAGGCCAAGTCTGTTTCGATCACCGAAGCCATCGCCAAAGTGTCGCTTATCGGCGTCGGCATGCGCTCGCACTCTGGGGTGGCAGCGAAGATGTTCGAAGTACTGTCTCGGGAGGGCGTCAATATCATGATGATCAGCACCTCGGAGATCAAAATTTCCTGCGTGATCGAGGAGAAGTACTTGGAGCTGGCCATGCGCTCGCTCCATACGGCCTTCGATCTCGATCAGAGGCAGACCTAACACCCAATTGACCTCATTCTCATTAAACCAGCGGCCCTGAACGATACTCCTCTACGGGAATGAATTTGATGTGAATACCCACACGAACGATGGCCCTCCCATCTCGACAGGCGAGCCCATCTCCTGATACCCTTTCTCACCATGACTAGAAAATCCCACCAATCTCGCGTTTCTCGCGCCTCACGTGAGCATCCGCCCGTGCATCCGCGACGGCCGTCGGCGGAACAAATGACGGAGTTGGAGATCTATGACACGACCTTGCGGGACGGCGCCCAGGCGGAAGACGTCAGTTTCTCGGCAGATGATAAGGTCTTGATCGCGCAGAAGCTGGACGAGTTGGGTGTCCATTTTATCGAGGGCGGGTGGCCGGGGGCGAACCCGAAGGACATTGAATTCTTCCGGATGATGAAGACCATCCCGCTGAAGCATGCGAACGTGATCGCCTTTGGGTCGACCCGGAAGGCCAGCAACACGGTCCGTAAGGATCCGAATCTTCAAGGCCTACTCGCAGCTGAGACCGCGATCATCACGCTCTTTGGAAAGACCTGGTCGTTGCATGTGACCGACGCACTCGGTATCTCATTGGCCAAGAACTTGGAATTGATCGGCGATTCCGTTGCCTATCTGCGAAGCAAGGGGCGCCGGGTCTTCTACGACGCCGAACACTTCTTTGACGGCTATAAGACCAATCCTGATTATGCGATGACCACGATTCGAAAAGCGGTGGAGGCTGGGGCTGAGCGGGTGATCTTGTGTGATACGAACGGCGGGGCAATGCCATGGGAGATCCGTGAAATCTGCAGTGTGGTGCAACGCGACTGTCCGGTCCCGCTCGGCATTCATGCCCATAACGATTGTGAAATGGCCGTAGCGAACTCACTGGTCGCAATTGAAACCGGTATCCGTCAAGTCCAGGGGACGATTAATGGGATTGGAGAACGCTGCGGGAATGCCAACCTCTGTTCGATCATTCCCAATTTAGAATTGAAAATGAAACGCCGTGTTTTGAGCGATCGATTGAGCCATTTGAAAGATGTGGCCGGATACGTCACGGAGATCGCGAATCTGATGCCCAATACACACCAACCCTACGTTGGAGACTCGGCGTTTGCACACAAAGGGGGCGTCCACATTCATGCCGTGCTGAAAAATCCGGCGACCTATGAACATGTCGATCCGGCACGCGTCGGCAATCGACAGCGGATGCTGATCTCCGATTACGGAGGACGCAGCGGACTGCTGGATAAGATTGACGCCTATGGCATCAAACTGACGAAAGGCCACGCGAAGGTCAGTGAGCTGATCCATGCCTTGAAAGATCGAGAAAGCCAGGGCTATCAGTTCGAGGGGGCCGAAGGTTCATTTGAGCTCCTGATGCGCAAGGTCATGGGGAGTCATAAATCATCGTTTCAGCTCCTAGGTTTTCGTGTGATTGTCGAGAAAAAACAAGAAGATGGGCTACCTCTTTCAGAAGCCACTGTGATGGTGAAGGTTGGTGAGGTGGTCGAGCATACGGCAGCCGTCGGTGCAGGGCCGGTGAATGCGCTGGACCACGCCTTACGCAAGGCTCTGGAAAAATTCTATCCACAGCTACAAGAAGTCAAACTGCTTGATTATAAGGTGCGCGTCCTCGCAGCCAATAAAGGGACGGAATCCAAGGTTCGGGTCCTGATTGAATCC
This genomic window contains:
- the alaC gene encoding alanine transaminase, with protein sequence MGLGEGFYRIKRLPPYVFAQVQSLKLEARQRGEDIIDFGMGNPDQPTPSHIVEKMIEAARKSKNHRYSASRGITKLRHAICSWYKRNYDVELDPETEAIVTIGSKEGLAHLALATIGPGDVVLTPTPTYPIHMYSFIIAGGEVRGIELRQDSDFFEDLTRVYRQTLPRPKILVINFPHNPTTAVVDFEFFKKIVAFAKEHNVIVIHDLAYADLVFDGYKAPSFLQVPGAKDCGVEFYTLSKAYNMPGWRVGFCVGNREVVGALAKIKSYLDYGIFQPLQIASVIALNGPQDCVKETVQRYQKRRDVLVGGLNRIGWHVTKPQATMFVWAPIPVPYRHMGSLEFSKLLLKEAKVAVSPGIGFGEGGDDYVRFGLVENEHRTRQAVRGIRKALNLDGSDE
- a CDS encoding homoserine dehydrogenase translates to MKSRIGVGIVGFGTVGTGVAKILVNSAALITRRVGVPIELVRVADLDIARDRGVTLKPGVLTTDAKQVLTDPNVDIVIELIGGYDTAKRVMLDAIAAGKHVVTANKALLAQHGEDIFQAATSKGVELGFEASVGGGIPVIRALTEGLAGNRIESIYGIINGTSNYILSRMTHEGHSFQTVLEDAQRAGYAEADPTFDVAGIDSAHKLAILACLAYGMPVDFKEVYTEGITSITPVDIAYAKQFGYTIKLLGIAKLMDGEIEARVHPTMLPSTSPIAQVEDVYNAIQLVGDAVGDVVLYGRGAGSMPTGSAVVSDIIAIARNVIKGAIGRVPVASFQQDQRKPLRVRSMEEISSLYYLRFTVVDRPSVLAQIAGELGRCGISISSMVQQGRCEGQTVPVVIKTHSAKERDVQTALREINRKPFVSEPTMLIRVEGKDE
- a CDS encoding threonine synthase is translated as MNRWRGIIEEYRKFLPVTEKTPVISLGEGNTPLIRATRLAQAIAPGIELYLKFEGVNPTGSFKDRGMTLAISKAVEAGARAVMCASTGNTSASAAAYGARAGLSVYVLIPAGKIAMGKLSQAMMHQATVIQIEGNFDQALALVKDFSTSLHIELVNSVNPFRIEGQKTAAFEICDQLGEAPALHVLPVGNAGNITAYWKGYKEYRAANQVRQVPRMMGFQASGAAPIVLGKVVEHPQTVATAIRIGNPASWSSALAAVDESTGLIDLVTDEEILQAYTTVAATEGVFCEPASAASVAGVAKLHRNQALKEGETVVCTLTGHGLKDADTAIGVSKPPQTVKATREDVARFLKV
- a CDS encoding phosphoglycerate mutase translates to MKYVIVHAGGIANHPQEELGGRTPLQEAATPSLDRLARCGELGQLLIPAEGVHPGGGLIGTAILGYDPKKFYPGPGPLEAASLGVSATEQDVVYRCTMVTLAPEGRKSGEIKKLGPHVIMEDATAGLIETEDARDLLESINEQLGSETIQFYPGAGHRHVMVWVNGKPRALCTDPQSILGKPIADALPAGDGADILRKLMDASYLILRDHPINDERVAAGKKPANCLWLWGEGRAVMWPSLAEQYDIVGSVVATNDVHRGLGINAGLDAVDPERLEGGDLRTKATIALEEFAKKDFVYVHAKLTDEVIHGTDIKAKVLGIEEFDRNLVGPLVEGLDKQGPYRFLVICDHSAGIQGPAFYAFGEGGGKDIGTPGRRFTEADASASSTSARDATKFANKFFSKT
- a CDS encoding aspartate kinase, which encodes MALIVQKYGGTSVGTIERIHRVADRIARTQGEGHQVVVVLSAMSGETDRLLKLAHEVTGTPDERELDMLLSTGERVTIALLAMELRGRGLNARSFTGRQVGIITDSAHTKARIARVTADRIKEALNEGVIPIVAGFQGINERSDVTTLGRGGSDLSAVALAAALKANRCVIFTDVDGVYTADPNIVPAAKRIDKIAYEEMLEMASLGAKVLQTRSVEFAAKFNVPVEVNSSFTEGKGTLVSKEDKDMEAVAVAGVTGDRNQAKITIIGVPDKPGIAGRIFGPVAEAHINVDMIIQNIGQAALTDLSFTVPRADLKRAEPLIQRVAKDIEAKSVSITEAIAKVSLIGVGMRSHSGVAAKMFEVLSREGVNIMMISTSEIKISCVIEEKYLELAMRSLHTAFDLDQRQT
- a CDS encoding citramalate synthase, which codes for MTELEIYDTTLRDGAQAEDVSFSADDKVLIAQKLDELGVHFIEGGWPGANPKDIEFFRMMKTIPLKHANVIAFGSTRKASNTVRKDPNLQGLLAAETAIITLFGKTWSLHVTDALGISLAKNLELIGDSVAYLRSKGRRVFYDAEHFFDGYKTNPDYAMTTIRKAVEAGAERVILCDTNGGAMPWEIREICSVVQRDCPVPLGIHAHNDCEMAVANSLVAIETGIRQVQGTINGIGERCGNANLCSIIPNLELKMKRRVLSDRLSHLKDVAGYVTEIANLMPNTHQPYVGDSAFAHKGGVHIHAVLKNPATYEHVDPARVGNRQRMLISDYGGRSGLLDKIDAYGIKLTKGHAKVSELIHALKDRESQGYQFEGAEGSFELLMRKVMGSHKSSFQLLGFRVIVEKKQEDGLPLSEATVMVKVGEVVEHTAAVGAGPVNALDHALRKALEKFYPQLQEVKLLDYKVRVLAANKGTESKVRVLIESGDHKDKWGTVGVSENIMEATWQALADSIEYKLLAAD